Below is a window of Streptomyces spongiicola DNA.
GACGGCTCCGGGAAGAGCCTCGCCGAGACCGGCGGTGACGGCGGCACCCCGTATCTCGCCGCCGCCGGAGCCGCGGTGGTCCTGCTCGGCGCGGCCGTGGTGCGCGCGGCCACCCGGCGCAGGGCCGGGCGCTGAGCCGGGCACGATGGAGACACGGCGAGGGTGCCGCCGCGGAGTGAACGCGGCGGCACCCTCGCCGCTTCGGAGCAGACGAAGCAGACGGAGCAGAGGAAAGGGCGGAACGGACGGCCGCGGCGGCCGCGACGGGATCGCCGCACCGCCGCCCTGGGCCGGACGGCCCGCGCCGGACGGCCCTGGGCGTGCCGGCCGTCAGGCGATCCGTCTGGCGACCCGTCTGGCGGCCTCAGCTCAGTGGAAGACCGACGCGCAGGTCGTCCTGGTGGCGTTCGCGGGATCAAGGGCGTTGACCACCTCGTGGAACGCGATCCGGTCGAACAGGGCGATGGCCACGTGCTCCGAGAAGTCCAGGGCGCACAGGTCCTGCACGGCCACGTTCTTCACGTTCGGTCCGTCGAGGAACGACGACCGCCAGGGGGTGACGACCTCGTCGTACTTGGTGGCGATGACGGTGTACTGGACGCCGGGGACGGTGTCGCCGCCCTCGTTCAGCTTGGTGAGGAACGGGGAGCCGGCGATCTGGTCGGCGAAGGCGGGGGTCACGGTCTTGAGCAGGTGCTCGGCGGCCGGGAAGTACTTGAGCAGGCCGGTGAGCCCGTGGACGGTCGTGCCGTGGTTGGACGGGGCGATTCCGATGAGGGCGTTCACCTCGTCGGCGCCGCCGAGGAACTTGAGGTAGTGACGCGGCATCATGCCGCCCTGCGAGTGGCCGACGATGTCCACCTCGTCGGCGCCGGTGGTGGCCAGGACGCGGTCGACGTAGCTGTCGAGTTCCTCGGCGGACTCCGCGACGGGGCCGAGCCCGTGGAAGAAGGGGACACCCGGAAGCTTGCCGTAGTCGAGCGAGAAGACGCAGTAGCCGCGCTTGACGAGGTACGGCGCGAGGCCGAGCCAGTTGTCGACGGAGTTCCCGAGGGTTCCGTGGACGAGGACCACCGGGCGGGGATGGGCGGTGGAGGGCTTGCAGGACCAGTTGTTCCAGCCGCTGGACGGGGCGGCCGCGTGGGCGGTGGCGGCCGGCGCGAGGCCGATCCCCACCGCCAGCAGGACGGCGGTCAGCGGTCTGAGGACACGCTTCCAGGACAGCATGGTGCGATCTCCTTGCGGCTCAAGGGAAATGCGGAGTTGATGAGGGGATACGAGCTTGATGCGGATGCGCATCGGAATGCGGGGGATGCGGGGATGTGCGAGCGCACGGGGACGCGCGAGATACGGGGTGAGATGTGGGGTGGGATGTGGGGGATGTGGGGGGATGCAGCGATTCGCCCTGTGGTCCGGACCACAGGGAGGGCGTGCTCATGCCAACGTACGCACGAGTAACTAAGACTGGGAAGTTACGCGTTGGTAAAAACTGAAATACCGTCAAGCCCCGTGGCCGCGTGGTTACTCAGGGAAACACTAAGGTGGGGCTTATGCGGCGAGAGAGCCCGGAATGACCGCCCGGGGGCCGTACTTCGCCCGCGCCCGGTCGGCGACCGCCTCCAGCCGGCGCGCCTTGTCATCGGCGGGATCGAAGCTGAGCTGACGCGCGGCCCGCTCGGCCGGGACCAGCCCCTCCGCCCGCAGTGCCAGAGCACGCACCCGGGCACGCTGGAGGCCGAGCGCGTCCAGGAGCCGGTACGCGGCACCGGTGAGCGACGCGGAGTGCGCGGTCGGCTCGGACAGGACACGGGTCCTGGTGGTCGTGGTGCGGTCCGCATAGCGCACGGTGAGCGTCAGGGAACGGCACACCTGACCCTCCCTGCGCATCCCCGCCCCCAGTTCCCCGGCGAGCGAGAGCAGTGCGCGGCGATGCCTGTCGCGGTCCAGTTCGTCCCGGGGAAAGGCGCGTTCGGCCGCGACGGAGCGGGCCGCCGCGTTGGGGACGACCCGGGTCCGGTCGATGCCGTGGGCCTTCTCGTACACCTCCCGGCCCGTGCGCGCACCGAGGATCCGCTGGAGCACGGCGAGGGGGGCGGCGGCGAGCCGGTCGACGGTGTCGAGCCCGTAGCCGCAGAGCGCGCGGGCCGTCGCGGTGCCGACGCCGTGCAGCGCGGCGACCGGGCGGCCGGCGAGGAACTCCGCCGCGTCCCCCACCATCACGGTCGTACCGGGACCGGCCTCCCGTGCCGCCATCCTGGCGAGCAGCGGATTGGGCCCGGCGCCGATCACGCAGTCGACGCCGTACAGGGCGAGGGCCCGCACCCGTATCACCGAGGCGAGCCCGGCGGCGTCCCGGCCGAAGTACCGCAGTGCGCCACGCACATCGGCGAGCGCGCCGTCCTGGCCGACCGCCTCCACCACCGGGGTGAACGCACCGAGCATTCCGAGCAGCCCCGCATAGGCGGCACCGTCCGGCGCCTCTCCGCCGGCGCCGCGGAACCGCACACAGAGGACGGTCGGCGCGTCCGCCCCTCCGGCCGGCGCGTCCGATGTGTGCGGTACGGACGGTACGGGCGGCACGGGCGGCACGGGCACGGACGGCACGGACCCCCCGGACGGCACGGGCACGGACGGCACGGACCCCCCGGACGGCACGGGCACGGACGGCACGGACCCCCCGGACGGCACGGGCACGGACGGCACGGACCCCCCGGACGGCACGGGCACGGACGGCACGGACTCCCCCGTACCGTCCGATGCGCTGTCGCCGCGCGGAGAAAGCGCGTTCCCCTGCCTGATCGTCATCCCGCACTCCCCGGGCTCTGGTGCCACAACTTCCGCGCCGGGGCCGCCCCTTCACCCGCCGGGCGGAGATCGGCCCAGGCGTTCATCTCGTACCCGGTGGACATCCTGATGCGGCGGTCGCCCCCGGCCCGGGCACCGGACGTACCCGTATCCGCGTCCCCGCCGCCGCCTCCTCCGCCCCCTCCGTCTCCGCCGCCCCCGCCGCCTCCTCCGTCCCCGCCGGCCTGCGCGCCCGCCGCGGCGAGCCGCTCGGCCACCGCGTCCAGGCCGCCCGTGCGCCGGAGTTCGATCAGGTCCGCGAGGTTCCACGCGGCGGAACCGACCACGCTGAGGCTGCGCGGCCCACGGCGCTGGACGACGCCGCGCACCAGCAGCAGCCAGGAGTGGAAGACGGTATGGGCGCACGCTTCGTGGCTGTCGTCGAAGAAGGCCAGGTCGACCAGGCCCGTACCGTCGTCCAGGGTGGTGAAGATGACCCGCCGCCCGGAGCGGATCGGCGGTGTCTGGGTGGCCGCCTTGGCACCGGCGACCAGCACCGTCGCACCGTGCTCCGCCTCCCGCAGCCGCTTCGCGGGGATCGCGCCGAGTTCGCCGAGGAGGACATGGTGGTCCGCCATCAGATGACGGGACGCGTCCATACCGAGGACGCCCAGCTCTGCGCTGAGCCGCTCGGCCTCGTTGAAATCGGGCAGTCCGACGGAAGCGGTCCCGCGGCCGCCGTCGAGCGGGAGCTGTCCGCCGTGGCCGCCGTGGCGGACACGGGATACCGAACTCCGCTGGGCACGGTGCAGTTCGGCGATGTGCAGCAGCAGGTCGCGCCGGTTGGCGCCGAACTCGTCCAGCGCGCCGACCTGTGCCAGCCGTTCCGCGACCGGCCGTCCGGGACGGGCCCGCTCCCAGAAATCCAGCAGTGAGGAGTACGGCTGCGCGGCCTCGATCCGTTCCGCTTCCGCCTCGCCGATGCCGTGGACATCGGAGAACGCCAGCCGCAGCCCCCAGGTCGCGGCTCCTCCACCCGCGACTCCCCCGCCGGCAGGCGCCCTGCCAGCGGGCCTCCCGCCAACGGAATCGCCGTCACCGGAATCGCCGTCACCGAAACCCTTGCTATCGGACACCAGTTCGATGCGATGGGCGACCGCGGACCGGTTCACATCGAGCGGGAGCACCGGCACCCCCCGCCGACGGGCGTCCGCCAGCAGCAGCCGCTTCGGGTACATCCCGGGGTCATGTGTGAGCAGCCCCGCGTAGAAGGCCGCCGGATGGTGCGCCTTGAGCCACGCCGACTGGTACGTCGGTACGGCGAAGGCGACGGCGTGCGCCTTGCAGAAGCCGTACGAGCCGAACGCCTCGATGATCTCCCAGGTCCGCGCGACCACCTCGGCCGTGTACCCCTTCCGCTCCGCCCGCTCGGCGAACCACGACCTGATCCGCTCCTGCGACCCGGGGTCGGAGAGCCCGCGCCGCACCCGGTCCGCCTCGTCCCGGCCGCAGCCGGTCATGATGTCCACCATCTCGATGATCTGCTCATGGAAGACGACGACGCCGTACGTCTCCGCCAGCGGACCGGCCAGATCGGGATGCGGGAAGCGGACCGGCACCCGCCCGTGCCGCGCCTGGATGAACGGCCGCACCATGTCCGCCGCGACCGGCCCGGGCCGGAACAGCGAGATGTCCACGACCAGGTCGTGGAAGTTCGCGGGTTGCAGCCGGCCGACGAGATCGCGCTGTCCCGGCGACTCGATCTGGAAGCAGCCCAGTGTCTCGGCCGAGCGGATGAGCCCGTACGTCGCCGGGTCGCCGGGCGGCACCTGGGCGGGGTCGTCCAGATCGATCCGCCGGCCCGTGGTCCGCTCGATCTCGGTGACGGCGTGCGCCATGGCGGACTGCATCCGTACGCCCAGCACATCGAGTTTGAGCAGCCCGAGGTCCTCGACGTCCTCCTTGTCGAACTGCGACATGGGGAAGGGTGACCCTCCCGTGCCCTCGGTGCCGTGGGGGATCTCACCGCTGGTCGGCACCACGGGGGTGCGCCGCAGCAGCGAGGAGTCGGAGATGAGCACCCCGCACGGGTGCATGGCGACACCGCGCGGCAGCGCGT
It encodes the following:
- a CDS encoding esterase/lipase family protein, giving the protein MLSWKRVLRPLTAVLLAVGIGLAPAATAHAAAPSSGWNNWSCKPSTAHPRPVVLVHGTLGNSVDNWLGLAPYLVKRGYCVFSLDYGKLPGVPFFHGLGPVAESAEELDSYVDRVLATTGADEVDIVGHSQGGMMPRHYLKFLGGADEVNALIGIAPSNHGTTVHGLTGLLKYFPAAEHLLKTVTPAFADQIAGSPFLTKLNEGGDTVPGVQYTVIATKYDEVVTPWRSSFLDGPNVKNVAVQDLCALDFSEHVAIALFDRIAFHEVVNALDPANATRTTCASVFH
- a CDS encoding DNA polymerase Y family protein; this translates as MRFRGAGGEAPDGAAYAGLLGMLGAFTPVVEAVGQDGALADVRGALRYFGRDAAGLASVIRVRALALYGVDCVIGAGPNPLLARMAAREAGPGTTVMVGDAAEFLAGRPVAALHGVGTATARALCGYGLDTVDRLAAAPLAVLQRILGARTGREVYEKAHGIDRTRVVPNAAARSVAAERAFPRDELDRDRHRRALLSLAGELGAGMRREGQVCRSLTLTVRYADRTTTTRTRVLSEPTAHSASLTGAAYRLLDALGLQRARVRALALRAEGLVPAERAARQLSFDPADDKARRLEAVADRARAKYGPRAVIPGSLAA
- a CDS encoding DNA polymerase III subunit alpha, with amino-acid sequence MVVVRGGDESGLIQEVRVPGFTHLHTVSGFSVRYGASHPERLAERAAERGMGALALTDRDTVAGAVRFAKACAGEGIRPIFGVELAVREQTARAARPAVRAERRRTPVRGGAFIDESAPRVTFLARDGAAGWAELCRLITAAHAAGGRPVLGRGFLAGADGADGADGADGADGVTRAAAAAGTDGLTVLLGPDSEVGRALAGGRPDRAARLLAPWRDRYGDALRLEAVHHGTGGTGPGSLRLAARTAGFAAEQGVRAVLSNAVRYADPGQGPVADVLDAARRLVPVDPARGLDSGERWLKGADGMARAAERIAEAAGWRRDAAHRLLAVTEETAAECRVDPERDLGMGYAYYPEPHLVGAAGRGAQRVLASRAAAGMVLRGYDRLPPARARAYWERMHAELDVIAFHGNATYFLTVAQVVDDVRGMGIRVAARGSGAGSLVNHLLGIAQADPVEQHLLMERFLSRRRFVLPDIDIDVESARRLEVYRAILDRFGEERVAAVAMPETYRVRHAIRDVGAALSMDPAEIDRLAKAFPHIRARDARAAMEELPELREVAKERGGHRRLWELVESLDALPRGVAMHPCGVLISDSSLLRRTPVVPTSGEIPHGTEGTGGSPFPMSQFDKEDVEDLGLLKLDVLGVRMQSAMAHAVTEIERTTGRRIDLDDPAQVPPGDPATYGLIRSAETLGCFQIESPGQRDLVGRLQPANFHDLVVDISLFRPGPVAADMVRPFIQARHGRVPVRFPHPDLAGPLAETYGVVVFHEQIIEMVDIMTGCGRDEADRVRRGLSDPGSQERIRSWFAERAERKGYTAEVVARTWEIIEAFGSYGFCKAHAVAFAVPTYQSAWLKAHHPAAFYAGLLTHDPGMYPKRLLLADARRRGVPVLPLDVNRSAVAHRIELVSDSKGFGDGDSGDGDSVGGRPAGRAPAGGGVAGGGAATWGLRLAFSDVHGIGEAEAERIEAAQPYSSLLDFWERARPGRPVAERLAQVGALDEFGANRRDLLLHIAELHRAQRSSVSRVRHGGHGGQLPLDGGRGTASVGLPDFNEAERLSAELGVLGMDASRHLMADHHVLLGELGAIPAKRLREAEHGATVLVAGAKAATQTPPIRSGRRVIFTTLDDGTGLVDLAFFDDSHEACAHTVFHSWLLLVRGVVQRRGPRSLSVVGSAAWNLADLIELRRTGGLDAVAERLAAAGAQAGGDGGGGGGGGDGGGGGGGGGDADTGTSGARAGGDRRIRMSTGYEMNAWADLRPAGEGAAPARKLWHQSPGSAG